A section of the Acropora muricata isolate sample 2 chromosome 4, ASM3666990v1, whole genome shotgun sequence genome encodes:
- the LOC136914971 gene encoding carbohydrate sulfotransferase 11-like has translation MHTLQQTVLKFSAVVFLLIVYLLAVTFKGAVRKHNIAETSLRREETPLLLKNVPLQQESTSAQQENGPRKQQILRPQQHSYGAQQQENQTSYLPPLEQRQRVRQDHLNNYCFSRNPQNTAGNVERGKLRFLMVNDKYKTVYCFIPKVACTQWHTVFLALNNRTNVTDPEIIHNRANYRFLYHYSDQEVKLRLQTYFKFLFVRDPLERLLSAYENKFTTRDPLSLKYFQYYSNAIIQNFKKIDPSATNEMNFKKFIYYVSTIGFNNEPHWTTYDALCHPCDISYDFIGHFNDMVEEAPYILRRTGMDKVVRFPPFRTHNTTSKMLANYASIPKEKIAHLTKIFEKDYEMFKYPFPRVLSDLQPE, from the exons ATGCACACTCTGCAGCAAACCGTTCTCAAATTTTCAGCAGTGGTATTTCTGTTAATAGTTTACCTCTTGGCCGTAACCTTTAAAG GAGCTGTAAGAAAGCACAATATAGCTGAAACCTCCTTACGTAGGGAAGAAACCCCTTTGCTGCTGAAAAATGTCCCTCTGCAACAGGAATCCACAAGTGCACAGCAGGAAAATGGTCCTCGAAAGCAACAAATTCTCCGCCCTCAACAGCATAGTTATGGCGCTCAACAGCAAGAG AATCAGACGTCCTATCTTCCACCTTTGGAACAGAGACAAAGAGTGCGACAAGATCATCTAAATAATTACTGCTTTTCACGCAACCCCCAAAATACTGCAGGGAATGTCGAGAGGGGAAAACTGAGATTTCTGATGGTCAATGATAAATACAAAACAGTTTATTGCTTTATTCCTAAGGTCGCTTGTACCCAATGGCACACTGTGTTTTTGGCTCTGAACAACCGGACGAATGTCACTGATCCCGAAATCATTCACAACCGAGCCAATTACAGATTCCTTTATCATTATTCCGACCAGGAAGTGAAGCTGCGGTTACAAACTTACTTCAAATTCTTATTTGTTCGTGATCCTCTCGAGAGGCTTCTATCTGCATACGAAAACAAATTCACCACTCGGGATCCTTTGTCCTTAAAATACTTTCAATATTATTCCAATGCAATTATACAGAATTTCAAGAAGATAGATCCGAGTGCGaccaatgaaatgaattttaagAAATTCATTTATTACGTGAGTACCATTGGATTCAATAATGAACCTCATTGGACGACGTACGATGCACTTTGTCACCCTTGTGACATAAGTTACGATTTCATTGGTCATTTCAACGATATGGTAGAGGAAGCTCCCTACATTCTTCGCAGAACAGGTATGGACAAAGTGGTGAGGTTTCCACCTTTTCGCACCCACAACACTACGAGCAAGATGCTTGCAAATTACGCTTCGATCCCCAAGGAAAAAATTGCTCATCTGACCAAAATCTTTGAAAAGGATTATGAAATGTTTAAGTATCCATTTCCTCGAGTTTTGTCTGACCTCCAACCAGAGTAA
- the LOC136913610 gene encoding carbohydrate sulfotransferase 11-like produces the protein MHALQKTMVNVSAIVFLFVACLSVLITFSAFKGEYSTASRSKNQMLAGVQRLKQKQRERQDRLQKYCKLYNTSSIKQKLNREALKYLMVNDNYKTVYCYIPKVACTQWKRVFLTLNNVNLRNVTDGKVIHNRRYYRFLDSYSDDEIKLKLQTYYKFFFVRYPMERLLSCFRDKFELENDDKYYEQTFSKRIVDNFRHSIDPKSDNSVTFEKFVHYTVEPRYNEVSRYRKKSGFVKAGFHCISTVGFNEDDHWATYDFICQPCVILYDFIGRFEDMSEEVPYILRQTGMDKVTTFPSFHTHNTKSKILEYYATIPKVKIVQLVKLYERDYEMFHYRFPGPLAQYLEGFLN, from the exons ATGCACGCTTTGCAGAAAACTATGGTAAACGTTTCCGCTATTGTATTTCTCTTTGTGGCTTGTTTGTCGGTGCTGATAACGTTTTCAG ctttcaaagGAGAATACTCTACAGCGTCGCGTTCAAAA AACCAAATGCTTGCTGGTGTTCAACGTTTGAAGCAGAAACAAAGAGAGAGACAAGATCGTCTCCAGAAATATTGCAAGTTGTACAATACTAGCAGTATAAAACAGAAGTTGAATAGAGAAGCACTGAAATATTTAATGGTAAACGATAACTATAAAACAGTGTACTGTTACATTCCTAAGGTGGCATGCACACAATGGAAGAGAGTGTTTTTAACCCTCAACAACGTTAACTTGAGGAATGTTACCGATGGGAAAGTTATTCACAATCGAAGATATTACAGATTCCTTGATAGTTATTCCGATGACGAAATTAAGTTGAAGCTTCAAACTTACTACAAATTCTTTTTTGTTCGCTATCCCATGGAGAGGTTGTTATCATGCTTTAGAGACAAATTCGAGCTTGAGAACGATGATAAGTATTACGAGCAAACGTTTTCGAAAAGAATTGTAGACAACTTCAGGCACTCCATAGATCCGAAATCGGACAACAGTGTCACGTTTGAGAAATTCGTACActatacagtggaaccccgctataacgaagtgtcacggtaccgaaaaaaat cggggttcgttaaagcggggtttcactgtataaGTACCGTTGGATTTAATGAGGATGATCACTGGGCAACGTACGATTTCATTTGTCAACCTTGTGTTATCCTTTACGACTTTATCGGCCGTTTTGAAGATATGTCTGAGGAAGTTCCTTATATTCTTCGCCAAACAGGAATGGATAAAGTAACAACATTTCCCTCTTTTCACACACACAACACCAAGAGTAAGATACTTGAGTATTACGCCACGATTCCCAAGGTAAAGATTGTTCAGCTCGTTAAGCTATATGAGAGAGactatgaaatgtttcattatcGTTTCCCCGGTCCTCTCGCACAATACCTGGAAGGTTTTCTCAATTGA